A genome region from Engraulis encrasicolus isolate BLACKSEA-1 chromosome 6, IST_EnEncr_1.0, whole genome shotgun sequence includes the following:
- the mbd3b gene encoding methyl-CpG-binding domain protein 3b isoform X3 — translation MERKRWECSALPKGWQREEVTRKSGLSAGKSDVYYISRGEEDEEEQRRERGEAGRLYSLCPTGKKFRSKPQLARYLGNSMDLSTFDFRTGKMLISKLNKNRQRLRYDNNNQTKGKPDLNTSLPVRQTASIFKQPVTKVTNHPSNKVKTDPQKAIDQPRQLFWEKKLSGLNAFDIAEELVKTMELPKGVGPGCTDKTLLSAIASALHTSTAPITGQLSAAVEKNPGVWLNTSQPLCKAFIVTDEDIRKQEELVYSVRKRLEEALMADMLAHVEEAANEGEALKEDANADDDTEAV, via the exons ATGGAAAGGAAAAGGTGGGAGTGCTCGGCTCTCCCAAAGGGCTGGCAAAGGGAAGAAGTGACCAGAAAGTCGGGTTTGTCTGCGGGGAAAAGCGATGTCTATTACATTAG CAGAggtgaggaagacgaggaggaacaGAGGCGAGAAAGGGGGGAGGCGGGTCGATTGTATAGTTTGTG TCCAACTGGGAAGAAGTTCCGGAGCAAGCCGCAGCTGGCCCGCTACCTGGGGAACTCCATGGACCTCAGCACCTTTGACTTCCGCACGGGCAAGATGCTCATCAGCAAGCTCAACAAGAACCGCCAGAGACTCCGATACGACAACAACAACCAGACAAAG GGCAAGCCTGATCTCAACACATCACTGCCAGTGAGACAGACCGCCTCCATCTTCAAGCAGCCTGTAACCAAGGTCACCAACCACCCCAGTAATAAGGTCAAGACAGACCCACAGAAGGCCATCGACCAACCCAGACAG CTTTTCTGGGAGAAGAAGCTGAGCGGCCTGAATGCTTTCGACATCGCAGAGGAGCTGGTGAAGACCATGGAGCTTCCTAAAG GCGTGGGGCCCGGGTGCACAGATAAGACCCTGCTGTCGGCCATCGCCAGCGCACTGCACACCAGCACGGCCCCCATCACTGGCCAACTGTCCGCCGCCGTGGAGAAGAACCCTGGCGTCTGGCTCAACACCTCACAGCCCCTCTGCAAAGCCTTCATCGTCACCGACGAGGACATCAG GAAGCAGGAGGAGCTGGTGTACAGCGTGCGGAAGCGTCTGGAGGAGGCGCTGATGGCCGACATGCTGGCCCACGTGGAGGAGGCGGCCAACGAAGGAGAAGCACTCAAGGAGGACGCCAACGCAGACGATGACACAGAGGCCGTATAG
- the mbd3b gene encoding methyl-CpG-binding domain protein 3b isoform X5: MEKNDRGEEDEEEQRRERGEAGRLYSLCPTGKKFRSKPQLARYLGNSMDLSTFDFRTGKMLISKLNKNRQRLRYDNNNQTKGKPDLNTSLPVRQTASIFKQPVTKVTNHPSNKVKTDPQKAIDQPRQLFWEKKLSGLNAFDIAEELVKTMELPKGLQGVGPGCTDKTLLSAIASALHTSTAPITGQLSAAVEKNPGVWLNTSQPLCKAFIVTDEDIRKQEELVYSVRKRLEEALMADMLAHVEEAANEGEALKEDANADDDTEAV, translated from the exons ATGGAGAAAAACGA CAGAggtgaggaagacgaggaggaacaGAGGCGAGAAAGGGGGGAGGCGGGTCGATTGTATAGTTTGTG TCCAACTGGGAAGAAGTTCCGGAGCAAGCCGCAGCTGGCCCGCTACCTGGGGAACTCCATGGACCTCAGCACCTTTGACTTCCGCACGGGCAAGATGCTCATCAGCAAGCTCAACAAGAACCGCCAGAGACTCCGATACGACAACAACAACCAGACAAAG GGCAAGCCTGATCTCAACACATCACTGCCAGTGAGACAGACCGCCTCCATCTTCAAGCAGCCTGTAACCAAGGTCACCAACCACCCCAGTAATAAGGTCAAGACAGACCCACAGAAGGCCATCGACCAACCCAGACAG CTTTTCTGGGAGAAGAAGCTGAGCGGCCTGAATGCTTTCGACATCGCAGAGGAGCTGGTGAAGACCATGGAGCTTCCTAAAGGTCTGCAAG GCGTGGGGCCCGGGTGCACAGATAAGACCCTGCTGTCGGCCATCGCCAGCGCACTGCACACCAGCACGGCCCCCATCACTGGCCAACTGTCCGCCGCCGTGGAGAAGAACCCTGGCGTCTGGCTCAACACCTCACAGCCCCTCTGCAAAGCCTTCATCGTCACCGACGAGGACATCAG GAAGCAGGAGGAGCTGGTGTACAGCGTGCGGAAGCGTCTGGAGGAGGCGCTGATGGCCGACATGCTGGCCCACGTGGAGGAGGCGGCCAACGAAGGAGAAGCACTCAAGGAGGACGCCAACGCAGACGATGACACAGAGGCCGTATAG
- the mbd3b gene encoding methyl-CpG-binding domain protein 3b isoform X2: MERKRWECSALPKGWQREEVTRKSGLSAGKSDVYYIRGEEDEEEQRRERGEAGRLYSLCPTGKKFRSKPQLARYLGNSMDLSTFDFRTGKMLISKLNKNRQRLRYDNNNQTKGKPDLNTSLPVRQTASIFKQPVTKVTNHPSNKVKTDPQKAIDQPRQLFWEKKLSGLNAFDIAEELVKTMELPKGLQGVGPGCTDKTLLSAIASALHTSTAPITGQLSAAVEKNPGVWLNTSQPLCKAFIVTDEDIRKQEELVYSVRKRLEEALMADMLAHVEEAANEGEALKEDANADDDTEAV, translated from the exons ATGGAAAGGAAAAGGTGGGAGTGCTCGGCTCTCCCAAAGGGCTGGCAAAGGGAAGAAGTGACCAGAAAGTCGGGTTTGTCTGCGGGGAAAAGCGATGTCTATTACATTAG AggtgaggaagacgaggaggaacaGAGGCGAGAAAGGGGGGAGGCGGGTCGATTGTATAGTTTGTG TCCAACTGGGAAGAAGTTCCGGAGCAAGCCGCAGCTGGCCCGCTACCTGGGGAACTCCATGGACCTCAGCACCTTTGACTTCCGCACGGGCAAGATGCTCATCAGCAAGCTCAACAAGAACCGCCAGAGACTCCGATACGACAACAACAACCAGACAAAG GGCAAGCCTGATCTCAACACATCACTGCCAGTGAGACAGACCGCCTCCATCTTCAAGCAGCCTGTAACCAAGGTCACCAACCACCCCAGTAATAAGGTCAAGACAGACCCACAGAAGGCCATCGACCAACCCAGACAG CTTTTCTGGGAGAAGAAGCTGAGCGGCCTGAATGCTTTCGACATCGCAGAGGAGCTGGTGAAGACCATGGAGCTTCCTAAAGGTCTGCAAG GCGTGGGGCCCGGGTGCACAGATAAGACCCTGCTGTCGGCCATCGCCAGCGCACTGCACACCAGCACGGCCCCCATCACTGGCCAACTGTCCGCCGCCGTGGAGAAGAACCCTGGCGTCTGGCTCAACACCTCACAGCCCCTCTGCAAAGCCTTCATCGTCACCGACGAGGACATCAG GAAGCAGGAGGAGCTGGTGTACAGCGTGCGGAAGCGTCTGGAGGAGGCGCTGATGGCCGACATGCTGGCCCACGTGGAGGAGGCGGCCAACGAAGGAGAAGCACTCAAGGAGGACGCCAACGCAGACGATGACACAGAGGCCGTATAG
- the mbd3b gene encoding methyl-CpG-binding domain protein 3b isoform X10, producing MEKNDPTGKKFRSKPQLARYLGNSMDLSTFDFRTGKMLISKLNKNRQRLRYDNNNQTKGKPDLNTSLPVRQTASIFKQPVTKVTNHPSNKVKTDPQKAIDQPRQLFWEKKLSGLNAFDIAEELVKTMELPKGLQGVGPGCTDKTLLSAIASALHTSTAPITGQLSAAVEKNPGVWLNTSQPLCKAFIVTDEDIRKQEELVYSVRKRLEEALMADMLAHVEEAANEGEALKEDANADDDTEAV from the exons ATGGAGAAAAACGA TCCAACTGGGAAGAAGTTCCGGAGCAAGCCGCAGCTGGCCCGCTACCTGGGGAACTCCATGGACCTCAGCACCTTTGACTTCCGCACGGGCAAGATGCTCATCAGCAAGCTCAACAAGAACCGCCAGAGACTCCGATACGACAACAACAACCAGACAAAG GGCAAGCCTGATCTCAACACATCACTGCCAGTGAGACAGACCGCCTCCATCTTCAAGCAGCCTGTAACCAAGGTCACCAACCACCCCAGTAATAAGGTCAAGACAGACCCACAGAAGGCCATCGACCAACCCAGACAG CTTTTCTGGGAGAAGAAGCTGAGCGGCCTGAATGCTTTCGACATCGCAGAGGAGCTGGTGAAGACCATGGAGCTTCCTAAAGGTCTGCAAG GCGTGGGGCCCGGGTGCACAGATAAGACCCTGCTGTCGGCCATCGCCAGCGCACTGCACACCAGCACGGCCCCCATCACTGGCCAACTGTCCGCCGCCGTGGAGAAGAACCCTGGCGTCTGGCTCAACACCTCACAGCCCCTCTGCAAAGCCTTCATCGTCACCGACGAGGACATCAG GAAGCAGGAGGAGCTGGTGTACAGCGTGCGGAAGCGTCTGGAGGAGGCGCTGATGGCCGACATGCTGGCCCACGTGGAGGAGGCGGCCAACGAAGGAGAAGCACTCAAGGAGGACGCCAACGCAGACGATGACACAGAGGCCGTATAG
- the mbd3b gene encoding methyl-CpG-binding domain protein 3b isoform X6, giving the protein MERKSRGEEDEEEQRRERGEAGRLYSLCPTGKKFRSKPQLARYLGNSMDLSTFDFRTGKMLISKLNKNRQRLRYDNNNQTKGKPDLNTSLPVRQTASIFKQPVTKVTNHPSNKVKTDPQKAIDQPRQLFWEKKLSGLNAFDIAEELVKTMELPKGLQGVGPGCTDKTLLSAIASALHTSTAPITGQLSAAVEKNPGVWLNTSQPLCKAFIVTDEDIRKQEELVYSVRKRLEEALMADMLAHVEEAANEGEALKEDANADDDTEAV; this is encoded by the exons ATGGAAAGGAAAAG CAGAggtgaggaagacgaggaggaacaGAGGCGAGAAAGGGGGGAGGCGGGTCGATTGTATAGTTTGTG TCCAACTGGGAAGAAGTTCCGGAGCAAGCCGCAGCTGGCCCGCTACCTGGGGAACTCCATGGACCTCAGCACCTTTGACTTCCGCACGGGCAAGATGCTCATCAGCAAGCTCAACAAGAACCGCCAGAGACTCCGATACGACAACAACAACCAGACAAAG GGCAAGCCTGATCTCAACACATCACTGCCAGTGAGACAGACCGCCTCCATCTTCAAGCAGCCTGTAACCAAGGTCACCAACCACCCCAGTAATAAGGTCAAGACAGACCCACAGAAGGCCATCGACCAACCCAGACAG CTTTTCTGGGAGAAGAAGCTGAGCGGCCTGAATGCTTTCGACATCGCAGAGGAGCTGGTGAAGACCATGGAGCTTCCTAAAGGTCTGCAAG GCGTGGGGCCCGGGTGCACAGATAAGACCCTGCTGTCGGCCATCGCCAGCGCACTGCACACCAGCACGGCCCCCATCACTGGCCAACTGTCCGCCGCCGTGGAGAAGAACCCTGGCGTCTGGCTCAACACCTCACAGCCCCTCTGCAAAGCCTTCATCGTCACCGACGAGGACATCAG GAAGCAGGAGGAGCTGGTGTACAGCGTGCGGAAGCGTCTGGAGGAGGCGCTGATGGCCGACATGCTGGCCCACGTGGAGGAGGCGGCCAACGAAGGAGAAGCACTCAAGGAGGACGCCAACGCAGACGATGACACAGAGGCCGTATAG
- the mbd3b gene encoding methyl-CpG-binding domain protein 3b isoform X7 has translation MERKRGEEDEEEQRRERGEAGRLYSLCPTGKKFRSKPQLARYLGNSMDLSTFDFRTGKMLISKLNKNRQRLRYDNNNQTKGKPDLNTSLPVRQTASIFKQPVTKVTNHPSNKVKTDPQKAIDQPRQLFWEKKLSGLNAFDIAEELVKTMELPKGLQGVGPGCTDKTLLSAIASALHTSTAPITGQLSAAVEKNPGVWLNTSQPLCKAFIVTDEDIRKQEELVYSVRKRLEEALMADMLAHVEEAANEGEALKEDANADDDTEAV, from the exons ATGGAAAGGAAAAG AggtgaggaagacgaggaggaacaGAGGCGAGAAAGGGGGGAGGCGGGTCGATTGTATAGTTTGTG TCCAACTGGGAAGAAGTTCCGGAGCAAGCCGCAGCTGGCCCGCTACCTGGGGAACTCCATGGACCTCAGCACCTTTGACTTCCGCACGGGCAAGATGCTCATCAGCAAGCTCAACAAGAACCGCCAGAGACTCCGATACGACAACAACAACCAGACAAAG GGCAAGCCTGATCTCAACACATCACTGCCAGTGAGACAGACCGCCTCCATCTTCAAGCAGCCTGTAACCAAGGTCACCAACCACCCCAGTAATAAGGTCAAGACAGACCCACAGAAGGCCATCGACCAACCCAGACAG CTTTTCTGGGAGAAGAAGCTGAGCGGCCTGAATGCTTTCGACATCGCAGAGGAGCTGGTGAAGACCATGGAGCTTCCTAAAGGTCTGCAAG GCGTGGGGCCCGGGTGCACAGATAAGACCCTGCTGTCGGCCATCGCCAGCGCACTGCACACCAGCACGGCCCCCATCACTGGCCAACTGTCCGCCGCCGTGGAGAAGAACCCTGGCGTCTGGCTCAACACCTCACAGCCCCTCTGCAAAGCCTTCATCGTCACCGACGAGGACATCAG GAAGCAGGAGGAGCTGGTGTACAGCGTGCGGAAGCGTCTGGAGGAGGCGCTGATGGCCGACATGCTGGCCCACGTGGAGGAGGCGGCCAACGAAGGAGAAGCACTCAAGGAGGACGCCAACGCAGACGATGACACAGAGGCCGTATAG
- the mbd3b gene encoding methyl-CpG-binding domain protein 3b isoform X1 — protein MERKRWECSALPKGWQREEVTRKSGLSAGKSDVYYISRGEEDEEEQRRERGEAGRLYSLCPTGKKFRSKPQLARYLGNSMDLSTFDFRTGKMLISKLNKNRQRLRYDNNNQTKGKPDLNTSLPVRQTASIFKQPVTKVTNHPSNKVKTDPQKAIDQPRQLFWEKKLSGLNAFDIAEELVKTMELPKGLQGVGPGCTDKTLLSAIASALHTSTAPITGQLSAAVEKNPGVWLNTSQPLCKAFIVTDEDIRKQEELVYSVRKRLEEALMADMLAHVEEAANEGEALKEDANADDDTEAV, from the exons ATGGAAAGGAAAAGGTGGGAGTGCTCGGCTCTCCCAAAGGGCTGGCAAAGGGAAGAAGTGACCAGAAAGTCGGGTTTGTCTGCGGGGAAAAGCGATGTCTATTACATTAG CAGAggtgaggaagacgaggaggaacaGAGGCGAGAAAGGGGGGAGGCGGGTCGATTGTATAGTTTGTG TCCAACTGGGAAGAAGTTCCGGAGCAAGCCGCAGCTGGCCCGCTACCTGGGGAACTCCATGGACCTCAGCACCTTTGACTTCCGCACGGGCAAGATGCTCATCAGCAAGCTCAACAAGAACCGCCAGAGACTCCGATACGACAACAACAACCAGACAAAG GGCAAGCCTGATCTCAACACATCACTGCCAGTGAGACAGACCGCCTCCATCTTCAAGCAGCCTGTAACCAAGGTCACCAACCACCCCAGTAATAAGGTCAAGACAGACCCACAGAAGGCCATCGACCAACCCAGACAG CTTTTCTGGGAGAAGAAGCTGAGCGGCCTGAATGCTTTCGACATCGCAGAGGAGCTGGTGAAGACCATGGAGCTTCCTAAAGGTCTGCAAG GCGTGGGGCCCGGGTGCACAGATAAGACCCTGCTGTCGGCCATCGCCAGCGCACTGCACACCAGCACGGCCCCCATCACTGGCCAACTGTCCGCCGCCGTGGAGAAGAACCCTGGCGTCTGGCTCAACACCTCACAGCCCCTCTGCAAAGCCTTCATCGTCACCGACGAGGACATCAG GAAGCAGGAGGAGCTGGTGTACAGCGTGCGGAAGCGTCTGGAGGAGGCGCTGATGGCCGACATGCTGGCCCACGTGGAGGAGGCGGCCAACGAAGGAGAAGCACTCAAGGAGGACGCCAACGCAGACGATGACACAGAGGCCGTATAG
- the mbd3b gene encoding methyl-CpG-binding domain protein 3b isoform X9: MERKSPTGKKFRSKPQLARYLGNSMDLSTFDFRTGKMLISKLNKNRQRLRYDNNNQTKGKPDLNTSLPVRQTASIFKQPVTKVTNHPSNKVKTDPQKAIDQPRQLFWEKKLSGLNAFDIAEELVKTMELPKGLQGVGPGCTDKTLLSAIASALHTSTAPITGQLSAAVEKNPGVWLNTSQPLCKAFIVTDEDIRKQEELVYSVRKRLEEALMADMLAHVEEAANEGEALKEDANADDDTEAV; the protein is encoded by the exons ATGGAAAGGAAAAG TCCAACTGGGAAGAAGTTCCGGAGCAAGCCGCAGCTGGCCCGCTACCTGGGGAACTCCATGGACCTCAGCACCTTTGACTTCCGCACGGGCAAGATGCTCATCAGCAAGCTCAACAAGAACCGCCAGAGACTCCGATACGACAACAACAACCAGACAAAG GGCAAGCCTGATCTCAACACATCACTGCCAGTGAGACAGACCGCCTCCATCTTCAAGCAGCCTGTAACCAAGGTCACCAACCACCCCAGTAATAAGGTCAAGACAGACCCACAGAAGGCCATCGACCAACCCAGACAG CTTTTCTGGGAGAAGAAGCTGAGCGGCCTGAATGCTTTCGACATCGCAGAGGAGCTGGTGAAGACCATGGAGCTTCCTAAAGGTCTGCAAG GCGTGGGGCCCGGGTGCACAGATAAGACCCTGCTGTCGGCCATCGCCAGCGCACTGCACACCAGCACGGCCCCCATCACTGGCCAACTGTCCGCCGCCGTGGAGAAGAACCCTGGCGTCTGGCTCAACACCTCACAGCCCCTCTGCAAAGCCTTCATCGTCACCGACGAGGACATCAG GAAGCAGGAGGAGCTGGTGTACAGCGTGCGGAAGCGTCTGGAGGAGGCGCTGATGGCCGACATGCTGGCCCACGTGGAGGAGGCGGCCAACGAAGGAGAAGCACTCAAGGAGGACGCCAACGCAGACGATGACACAGAGGCCGTATAG
- the mbd3b gene encoding methyl-CpG-binding domain protein 3b isoform X8, whose product MEKNEGEEDEEEQRRERGEAGRLYSLCPTGKKFRSKPQLARYLGNSMDLSTFDFRTGKMLISKLNKNRQRLRYDNNNQTKGKPDLNTSLPVRQTASIFKQPVTKVTNHPSNKVKTDPQKAIDQPRQLFWEKKLSGLNAFDIAEELVKTMELPKGLQGVGPGCTDKTLLSAIASALHTSTAPITGQLSAAVEKNPGVWLNTSQPLCKAFIVTDEDIRKQEELVYSVRKRLEEALMADMLAHVEEAANEGEALKEDANADDDTEAV is encoded by the exons ATGGAGAAAAACGA AggtgaggaagacgaggaggaacaGAGGCGAGAAAGGGGGGAGGCGGGTCGATTGTATAGTTTGTG TCCAACTGGGAAGAAGTTCCGGAGCAAGCCGCAGCTGGCCCGCTACCTGGGGAACTCCATGGACCTCAGCACCTTTGACTTCCGCACGGGCAAGATGCTCATCAGCAAGCTCAACAAGAACCGCCAGAGACTCCGATACGACAACAACAACCAGACAAAG GGCAAGCCTGATCTCAACACATCACTGCCAGTGAGACAGACCGCCTCCATCTTCAAGCAGCCTGTAACCAAGGTCACCAACCACCCCAGTAATAAGGTCAAGACAGACCCACAGAAGGCCATCGACCAACCCAGACAG CTTTTCTGGGAGAAGAAGCTGAGCGGCCTGAATGCTTTCGACATCGCAGAGGAGCTGGTGAAGACCATGGAGCTTCCTAAAGGTCTGCAAG GCGTGGGGCCCGGGTGCACAGATAAGACCCTGCTGTCGGCCATCGCCAGCGCACTGCACACCAGCACGGCCCCCATCACTGGCCAACTGTCCGCCGCCGTGGAGAAGAACCCTGGCGTCTGGCTCAACACCTCACAGCCCCTCTGCAAAGCCTTCATCGTCACCGACGAGGACATCAG GAAGCAGGAGGAGCTGGTGTACAGCGTGCGGAAGCGTCTGGAGGAGGCGCTGATGGCCGACATGCTGGCCCACGTGGAGGAGGCGGCCAACGAAGGAGAAGCACTCAAGGAGGACGCCAACGCAGACGATGACACAGAGGCCGTATAG
- the mbd3b gene encoding methyl-CpG-binding domain protein 3b isoform X4 — translation MERKRWECSALPKGWQREEVTRKSGLSAGKSDVYYISPTGKKFRSKPQLARYLGNSMDLSTFDFRTGKMLISKLNKNRQRLRYDNNNQTKGKPDLNTSLPVRQTASIFKQPVTKVTNHPSNKVKTDPQKAIDQPRQLFWEKKLSGLNAFDIAEELVKTMELPKGLQGVGPGCTDKTLLSAIASALHTSTAPITGQLSAAVEKNPGVWLNTSQPLCKAFIVTDEDIRKQEELVYSVRKRLEEALMADMLAHVEEAANEGEALKEDANADDDTEAV, via the exons ATGGAAAGGAAAAGGTGGGAGTGCTCGGCTCTCCCAAAGGGCTGGCAAAGGGAAGAAGTGACCAGAAAGTCGGGTTTGTCTGCGGGGAAAAGCGATGTCTATTACATTAG TCCAACTGGGAAGAAGTTCCGGAGCAAGCCGCAGCTGGCCCGCTACCTGGGGAACTCCATGGACCTCAGCACCTTTGACTTCCGCACGGGCAAGATGCTCATCAGCAAGCTCAACAAGAACCGCCAGAGACTCCGATACGACAACAACAACCAGACAAAG GGCAAGCCTGATCTCAACACATCACTGCCAGTGAGACAGACCGCCTCCATCTTCAAGCAGCCTGTAACCAAGGTCACCAACCACCCCAGTAATAAGGTCAAGACAGACCCACAGAAGGCCATCGACCAACCCAGACAG CTTTTCTGGGAGAAGAAGCTGAGCGGCCTGAATGCTTTCGACATCGCAGAGGAGCTGGTGAAGACCATGGAGCTTCCTAAAGGTCTGCAAG GCGTGGGGCCCGGGTGCACAGATAAGACCCTGCTGTCGGCCATCGCCAGCGCACTGCACACCAGCACGGCCCCCATCACTGGCCAACTGTCCGCCGCCGTGGAGAAGAACCCTGGCGTCTGGCTCAACACCTCACAGCCCCTCTGCAAAGCCTTCATCGTCACCGACGAGGACATCAG GAAGCAGGAGGAGCTGGTGTACAGCGTGCGGAAGCGTCTGGAGGAGGCGCTGATGGCCGACATGCTGGCCCACGTGGAGGAGGCGGCCAACGAAGGAGAAGCACTCAAGGAGGACGCCAACGCAGACGATGACACAGAGGCCGTATAG